CCCAGACTGCGGATCCCTGACTGCAGACCCCCTGACTGAGGAGCCAAGACTGCGGACCCCCTGACTGAGGAACTCTCGCTGGTGCTCAAACTGCTGCTGACATGTTGCTGTCACGGTAGAATTATTGTTGGTCTCTCAGGTCTAAGGGGTAATTTGTGATACTCTGTGTAAATATCGCACCATTATAATTGCTTTGCTTCATTACACACACTGGAGTAAAGAGAGGCGGTTTAGTTACCAGGGTTGAAGAGGATCGCTCCTTTCAGGTACGCATAGCCCCTCGGGCTCAGGTCCAAGCCCCAGAACTTGCTCAGACACATTTTTATTCTCTGTACACCAGCGAGTGTTGGCTGCCTCTTCTCCTCTTCCTCTGTCCTGATCAGGCCTTGTCCGTTCAGCAAGATTCTCTTCAGCATGCTGTGGCCTGGGGTCTCTGTCACCTCGAAGCTCACTCTCTCCTGGGCCAATCCCAACAGAAACAACGGGGGCCAGCAGCtctccagcagcagcagctggtCTGTTCTGGGAAGGTGATGGAACGAAGGGAGGTTCCTCATAAAACTGACTGTCTTTACCAACACAGCAGATACCGCCTGACAGGTAACCTGTGGAGTCTTCAAGCAAACAGTCCGCCTGGCTTCGCAGGAACAGCTGTGATGCGTGAACTCGTAGCAGGCCTTGAGGTCTCCCCGCTGGCTCAGAATGGCGTATAagatcgcactctgtctctctccagaaGCACACCGACATTTATCGAGCAGAACATTGACGCAAGCCATAATCCCTTCACTGCCAAAAAACCCCAATCCGAATTTAGCACTGTGATGGCACACTGCACTGGTGTTAGCAGCTCACGGCAGCTTAAAGTTTTGATTTTAACTGGAAACAAAATTCCCGAACTCCTCACACTCCAAACAATTGTTGTGCAGGATTTGGCTGAGAGTGGCTACAGCTCTCAGTGCAACACAAGGGCACCAACTGAGCTAGTTACACCTGAGTCTATTTATATTCAGTTTCATTCAGTGACTAAAAGCGACCTTGGCCCCAAGGAACAAGCAGCTTTCATTGAAAAACAAGCTGGCAATGACTAATTGGCCGAGAGACTTGTCCCTATGGTGCAGGTGAGTAGCTGATAAGGATTTTTTCAATGAAGCAGCAGGTCAGACAGATGGAAGTGGCTTATCTCGATTACCTGGTGTCATGTACACAGACTTTAAACCCACCCTGTACCAGTGCACCAAGGACTGCAAGAGGCCATTCACAGAACACCAATCAGGCAAACTCTGCACATTCAGTTGCAGAAAGCGATGTCAGGCTTTCTAATTAGATAAGGAATGTTTGCTGTACGCAGCCTTGAAGGAAATGAACTCGTAAACAATTCTACCTGATGCCAGATCACTGTACTGATAATAAAGCAACCTCTCTCTCACCAAATGTCCCAACCTGTTGTCAATCTCAACCAAACGCACTCGTAGCACCAATCCAATGGGTCCAGTGGCTGGGTGAGTGAATACACTGCCAGAACTGGTGCTGAGCCGCACAGTCCAGAAGGTCCCAGGCCCAGCCCACGCTGTTAGCTGATCATTTATGAGGCAGCAATGGAGCTGCTATAATTAgtttcagtcatcatcatcatacccagtcccttgaaatcgaggaagacttgcttccactcaaaaagtgaggtg
This genomic window from Pristiophorus japonicus isolate sPriJap1 chromosome 14, sPriJap1.hap1, whole genome shotgun sequence contains:
- the LOC139279329 gene encoding nuclear receptor subfamily 0 group B member 2-like, which codes for MACVNVLLDKCRCASGERQSAILYAILSQRGDLKACYEFTHHSCSCEARRTVCLKTPQVTCQAVSAVLVKTVSFMRNLPSFHHLPRTDQLLLLESCWPPLFLLGLAQERVSFEVTETPGHSMLKRILLNGQGLIRTEEEEKRQPTLAGVQRIKMCLSKFWGLDLSPRGYAYLKGAILFNPDLPGLQAPAYIENLQQEAQRALREVLVPLPARDSGRFARVLLTISALKTISTGLITELFFRPVIGAADMKELLLEMLYTQ